A stretch of the Engraulis encrasicolus isolate BLACKSEA-1 chromosome 19, IST_EnEncr_1.0, whole genome shotgun sequence genome encodes the following:
- the LOC134469849 gene encoding uncharacterized protein LOC134469849, with protein MGGNGGAEGTGAAPLLILPERRKLLTTSKVAYFKRKYAEEEDIHGALHGYLQKHLILREERSCILRLSLEKLRFLEDPEAYLRRSVLINNLLRKIHHDGEEEPGEEEEEEDDDEEKDEDEVDEEDERNAETPKLFYSSRKRLKVMVTAASECDAQNFRYANMPGYRLVSYTSSGSTVCLCGLGSCPALAPSSRHGAPLLVYDLDDHG; from the exons ATGGGTGGTAACGGGGGAGCAGAGGGCACAGGAGC AGCACCCTTGTTAATTCTCCCTGAGAGGCGGAAACTCTTAACGACGTCGAAAGTTGCCTACTTCAAGAGGAAGTatgcggaggaggaggacattCATGGAGCCCTACACGGATATCTACAAAAA CACCTGATACTCCGTGAGGAGCGCAGCTGCATCCTGCGCCTCTCCCTGGAGAAGTTGCGTTTCCTGGAGGACCCTGAGGCCTACCTGCGGCGCTCCGTCCTCATCAACAACCTCCTGAGGAAGATCCACCATGACGGTGAGGAAGagccaggagaggaagaggaggaggaagacgacgaCGAAGAGAAGGACGAGGATGAAGTggacgaggaggacgagaggaATGCAGAGACTCCAAAACTCTTTTACTCCAGCAGGAAGAGACTGAAAGTCATGGTTACGGCAGCTTCTGAATGTGACGCGCAGAACTTTCGCTACGCTAACATGCCGGGCTACAGGCTGGTATCGTACACCTCCTCTGGCAGCACGGTGTGCCTCTGTGGGCTCGGCAGCTGTCCAGCCCTGGCCCCCTCCTCCAGGCATGGAGCTCCTCTTCTGGTTTATGACTTGGACGACCATGGGTGA